A window from Gemmatimonadaceae bacterium encodes these proteins:
- a CDS encoding VOC family protein codes for MSWTASKVTAVLAVPAVEPSLAFWEHRLGFTRVVEVPHGDALGFVILVKGATEVMLQSVASIREDLAGGGDVPGTSTVLFLELDDLDAAVRQLGDYPIAMARRTTFYGMDEIGVRDPGGHLIVLAQKVATAGG; via the coding sequence ATGTCATGGACCGCCTCGAAGGTCACCGCCGTCCTCGCCGTGCCCGCGGTAGAACCCAGCCTCGCGTTCTGGGAGCACCGCCTCGGCTTCACCAGGGTCGTGGAGGTTCCGCACGGCGACGCGTTAGGCTTCGTGATCCTCGTGAAGGGCGCGACCGAGGTCATGCTGCAGAGCGTCGCGTCGATCCGCGAAGATCTGGCGGGCGGTGGCGACGTACCCGGCACCTCGACGGTGCTTTTCCTCGAACTCGATGACCTCGACGCCGCCGTGCGACAACTTGGCGACTACCCGATCGCCATGGCCCGTCGCACGACGTTCTACGGGATGGACGAGATCGGCGTGCGCGACCCTGGCGGTCACCTCATCGTCCTGGCGCAGAAGGTCGCAACGGCTGGCGGATAA
- a CDS encoding M20/M25/M40 family metallo-hydrolase — protein MSVAELAVRLMTIDSTSGREHEAMDEVDRLLSERNWRTRRIEVTPDGRSCVLATSADDIDVTLTTHLDTVPPFIPPRLDGDILWGRGACDAKGIAASMIMAAERLRARGIRAALLFVIGEETCHDGAHAANAWAAAHLAPRDRIFINGEPTDNTLGIGTKGAQRVVVRTRGKAAHSAYPAMGRSATHDLVRLLAELDGIAWPVDPVLGETTVNIGSLAGGVADNVFAPSAEARLMFRLVTPAQTIHEQVERWVNGRAELEWGVMVPPVRLGTLPGFATSVPAFATDVPALGNWGTPYLLGPGSVHVAHTDQEHVLVAELERAVDAYEQLALRATKA, from the coding sequence ATGTCAGTCGCCGAACTCGCCGTGCGCCTCATGACCATCGATTCGACCAGCGGACGCGAGCACGAGGCGATGGACGAGGTCGATCGGCTGCTCTCCGAGCGGAACTGGCGAACACGTCGCATCGAGGTGACGCCCGATGGGCGCTCGTGCGTCCTGGCCACGTCGGCCGATGACATCGATGTCACGCTCACCACGCATCTCGACACGGTCCCGCCGTTCATCCCGCCCCGCCTCGACGGGGACATCCTGTGGGGTCGCGGCGCATGCGACGCCAAGGGCATCGCGGCCTCGATGATCATGGCCGCCGAGCGCCTGCGCGCGCGCGGCATCCGCGCTGCGCTCCTGTTCGTGATCGGCGAGGAGACCTGCCATGACGGCGCGCACGCCGCCAACGCATGGGCAGCCGCTCACCTCGCGCCGCGCGACCGCATCTTCATCAACGGCGAACCCACCGACAACACGTTAGGCATCGGCACCAAGGGCGCGCAGCGCGTCGTGGTCCGCACGCGGGGCAAGGCCGCGCACTCCGCCTACCCCGCCATGGGACGCTCGGCCACGCACGATCTCGTGCGACTGCTCGCCGAGCTGGACGGCATCGCCTGGCCCGTTGACCCTGTGCTCGGCGAGACCACGGTCAACATCGGCTCGCTCGCCGGCGGCGTCGCCGACAACGTGTTCGCGCCCAGCGCCGAGGCGCGCCTGATGTTCCGGCTCGTCACGCCGGCACAAACGATCCACGAGCAAGTGGAGCGCTGGGTGAACGGTCGCGCAGAACTCGAGTGGGGCGTGATGGTCCCCCCGGTGCGACTCGGCACCTTGCCGGGGTTCGCGACGTCCGTGCCGGCCTTTGCGACGGACGTGCCCGCCCTCGGTAACTGGGGCACCCCGTACCTCCTTGGCCCCGGGTCGGTACACGTCGCGCACACGGATCAGGAACACGTGTTGGTGGCCGAGCTCGAGCGCGCTGTGGACGCGTACGAGCAGCTCGCGCTGCGTGCGACGAAGGCGTAG